Proteins encoded together in one Chryseobacterium sp. G0201 window:
- a CDS encoding GEVED domain-containing protein: MRKFYLLFLFFLSFLGLKAQYCTPTAGASSTTYYLKTISLSDQNSINYTATAYQAYVNNSAQTVNSSPGGTIQLNLATSSSTAKYYVYIDWNNDFDFNDAGENPIATTSYAATYTGNITVPAAQAYGSYRVRIENGFITPATPITACGPSAYGNFVDFTIQVGAPPTCIVPTALATSNILANSATLSWTASVSAPANGYEYYMNTTGVPPTGATPGTAVPTGTSVPVGSLASNTTYYWWVRAICSSTDKSFWAAASPFTTLCSAITTLPWTENFDSMSTLGAGIVPNCWKQITGTYAWTSANAASTTFNAPRSTPNYMRIQYGNTTASQLWTPGFALTAGTTYEYSFYYNTGGTTSSYIGFTGNALVNTSQSATGATTLGAFITSTQGTNGYVLYKAYYTPTVSGTYNFGVSASATSAPWYLGVDDFKVRVAPTCTDPQGLTVLNTTTSSTTIQWTVPAPAPAGGYDVYYTTSAAIPAPTVTPQYTGVTGPTQLITGLAASTTYYIWVRARCSSTDIGDWTGPLSVYTNYCVPTGGSSSTTYYLKNITTTGGFTNLAYTASTYSAYVNNSATSFSALPGTTVDVSMNSGTSSYYYYLWIDWNNDMVFDPVTEAVYATTAYTQTGTTTINTAGRPAGSYRARFATSFSGAITPCGSAPYGNYVDYTFVIKPCSTTAPTNVYVDAISHISATVHWTQSTNNLNYKVYWREVGTTGWPNSSALLAPPTNSFVIPTGLQPAKNYEAIVVAVCNTTEGTATPVQFATKCDPTPPNVTVSNITTTSALITWAPLAASSTYVMRYRIVGSGNAGWSANIPLPVAPANTYTLGSLNVYTSYEVQIANICNGTTTLNPWSNPKVFTTERTCILPPPGLTITNLTPTSAVVVWDPFPGATYILRYRKVGIPSWTNVPVSTNTLTLTGLLELTKYEMQVANICSGTPGTFTQPYFFTTPTITYCNMASGSAANEFISKVTVKPNGKPLMENTSVGSTYTDYTGVTAKFIDLIQGSTGNQITIEKSWLGTNNEEGVAVWIDFDRNGYFDINERIIASPPSTTTPVTGTFNVPADAFISLTDYKYVVMRVALQKDGIPVNCTNFANGEVEDYTVRISKTPVPNATNQTDIMIYPNPVKTILNVKNTSPRSNYKIYNAAGQVVSAGIILNNKINVSNLINGVYVIDIDDVKGTAQKKFIKE; this comes from the coding sequence ATGAGAAAATTTTATCTTTTATTTTTATTTTTTCTGTCATTTTTGGGATTAAAGGCTCAGTACTGTACTCCAACGGCGGGTGCATCAAGTACTACCTATTATTTAAAAACAATCTCCCTATCTGATCAGAATAGTATTAATTATACAGCTACAGCATACCAAGCTTATGTTAACAATTCAGCCCAGACAGTAAATTCATCTCCGGGTGGAACTATACAACTAAATTTGGCTACGAGTTCAAGTACTGCAAAATATTATGTATACATAGACTGGAATAATGATTTTGATTTCAATGATGCAGGAGAAAATCCGATTGCTACAACATCATATGCAGCCACTTATACCGGAAACATAACTGTTCCGGCTGCACAGGCTTATGGCTCTTACAGGGTAAGAATAGAGAATGGCTTTATTACACCTGCCACTCCTATTACTGCATGCGGACCTAGTGCTTATGGAAACTTTGTGGATTTTACAATTCAGGTAGGAGCTCCTCCGACTTGTATTGTTCCAACAGCATTAGCAACATCAAATATTTTAGCTAATTCTGCAACTTTGTCTTGGACTGCTTCGGTAAGTGCTCCGGCAAATGGTTACGAATATTATATGAATACGACAGGTGTTCCTCCTACTGGTGCAACTCCGGGAACAGCAGTTCCTACAGGAACTTCAGTGCCTGTGGGTAGTCTTGCATCGAATACTACTTATTATTGGTGGGTTCGTGCAATTTGTTCTTCTACAGATAAAAGCTTTTGGGCTGCGGCATCACCGTTTACCACCCTTTGTAGTGCAATTACCACCCTTCCTTGGACAGAGAATTTTGATTCTATGTCTACTTTAGGAGCAGGTATTGTACCAAATTGTTGGAAACAGATAACAGGTACTTATGCCTGGACTTCTGCAAATGCAGCATCTACAACATTTAATGCACCTAGGTCTACACCGAATTATATGAGAATTCAATACGGTAATACAACTGCCAGCCAACTTTGGACTCCGGGCTTTGCCTTGACAGCAGGTACAACGTATGAATATTCTTTCTATTATAATACAGGAGGTACAACAAGCTCTTATATAGGATTTACAGGTAATGCATTAGTGAATACTTCACAATCCGCTACGGGAGCAACAACTTTAGGAGCATTCATTACATCAACACAAGGAACAAATGGATATGTATTGTATAAAGCGTATTATACGCCTACAGTTTCAGGAACCTATAATTTCGGAGTAAGCGCTAGTGCTACAAGTGCTCCTTGGTATTTAGGTGTTGATGATTTCAAGGTGAGAGTTGCGCCAACATGTACAGACCCGCAGGGTTTAACAGTCTTGAACACTACGACTTCAAGTACTACAATACAATGGACAGTACCAGCTCCGGCACCTGCAGGTGGTTATGATGTTTATTATACTACAAGTGCTGCAATTCCTGCTCCAACTGTTACTCCTCAATATACCGGAGTTACAGGGCCAACTCAATTAATAACAGGATTAGCTGCAAGTACAACTTACTATATTTGGGTAAGAGCAAGATGTAGTTCTACTGATATTGGTGATTGGACAGGTCCTCTTTCGGTTTACACTAATTATTGTGTTCCTACAGGAGGTTCGTCTTCAACAACATATTATTTGAAGAATATTACAACTACAGGAGGATTTACTAATCTTGCTTATACTGCCTCTACATATAGTGCATATGTAAACAATTCTGCAACAAGTTTCTCTGCATTGCCGGGAACTACTGTAGATGTTAGCATGAATTCTGGAACCAGTTCGTACTATTATTATTTATGGATAGACTGGAATAATGATATGGTGTTTGATCCTGTAACGGAAGCGGTTTATGCTACTACTGCTTATACTCAGACAGGAACAACTACAATTAACACGGCAGGTCGTCCTGCAGGTTCTTACAGAGCGAGATTTGCTACATCATTTAGTGGTGCTATCACTCCTTGCGGATCGGCTCCTTATGGTAATTATGTAGACTATACTTTTGTCATTAAACCATGTTCTACTACAGCGCCTACAAATGTTTATGTGGATGCAATTAGCCATATTTCTGCAACAGTACATTGGACTCAGTCTACTAATAATCTTAACTATAAGGTATATTGGAGAGAAGTGGGAACTACCGGATGGCCAAATTCATCTGCATTATTAGCACCACCAACAAACAGCTTTGTTATCCCAACAGGTTTACAGCCTGCTAAAAACTATGAAGCAATAGTAGTTGCTGTTTGTAATACAACTGAAGGAACGGCTACTCCTGTACAATTTGCAACAAAATGTGATCCTACTCCTCCGAATGTGACGGTGAGTAATATCACAACAACATCTGCATTGATAACATGGGCACCTTTAGCTGCAAGTTCTACTTATGTAATGAGATACAGAATAGTAGGAAGCGGTAATGCAGGATGGAGTGCTAATATACCTTTACCGGTAGCTCCTGCGAATACTTATACTCTTGGTAGCTTAAATGTATATACTTCGTATGAAGTTCAGATAGCAAATATTTGTAACGGAACTACTACACTTAACCCTTGGTCTAACCCTAAAGTGTTTACGACTGAAAGAACTTGTATATTACCTCCTCCGGGATTAACGATCACTAACCTTACTCCTACTTCGGCAGTTGTAGTTTGGGATCCATTCCCGGGAGCAACTTATATCTTAAGATATAGAAAAGTAGGTATTCCGAGCTGGACAAATGTACCGGTTTCAACGAATACTCTTACATTGACAGGATTATTAGAATTAACTAAGTATGAAATGCAGGTTGCAAATATCTGTAGTGGAACTCCTGGTACTTTCACTCAGCCCTACTTCTTTACAACGCCAACGATAACTTACTGTAATATGGCTTCTGGAAGTGCTGCTAATGAATTTATTTCAAAAGTAACTGTGAAGCCAAATGGTAAACCATTAATGGAAAACACTTCAGTAGGATCTACTTATACAGATTATACAGGTGTTACTGCTAAATTCATAGATTTAATTCAAGGATCTACAGGAAACCAAATTACGATTGAAAAATCTTGGTTAGGTACTAATAATGAAGAAGGTGTTGCTGTTTGGATCGACTTTGATAGAAACGGATACTTCGATATTAATGAAAGAATCATTGCTTCACCTCCTAGTACAACAACTCCTGTTACAGGAACGTTCAATGTACCTGCAGATGCATTTATCAGCTTAACAGATTATAAATATGTAGTGATGAGAGTAGCATTGCAAAAAGATGGTATCCCTGTGAACTGTACAAATTTTGCAAACGGAGAAGTTGAAGATTATACAGTGAGAATTTCTAAAACTCCTGTTCCTAACGCAACGAACCAGACGGATATCATGATTTATCCTAACCCGGTAAAAACTATATTGAATGTGAAAAATACAAGCCCTAGATCTAATTATAAGATCTACAATGCAGCAGGACAAGTAGTATCGGCGGGAATTATCTTAAACAACAAGATCAATGTAAGTAATTTGATCAACGGAGTTTATGTAATAGATATCGATGATGTTAAGGGTACTGCCCAAAAGAAATTCATCAAAGAATAA